One window of Geotoga petraea genomic DNA carries:
- the mnmE gene encoding tRNA uridine-5-carboxymethylaminomethyl(34) synthesis GTPase MnmE, giving the protein MFKDTIVALSSSYGISAIGVIRISGNNVEDIIRNHLRKSFKPKKMYYNWFIDNEKKIDEITWTFHKGPKSYTGEDMLEIFCHGGPKIIEELITILKRYSRDAIEGEFSKRAVLNNKMDLIKAESINNMIHSETELSLDASRNQVTMGLSKDISKIEKDLLDLSTEIEVELDYPDDIAFESESDTLKNKVDSIIKAGKEILLNADNGIMAVHGIKTAIVGKPNSGKSTLLNALLRKDRAIVTDIPGTTRDTIEENLNIKGIYLRVIDTAGIRESEDKIEKIGIQKSIDSIKNSDLIIFIVDGSNPNKDDEKIFEKINKDYKNKELIIVLNKNDDKNFVQPFFLKNYHYISISAKEGNIKDLEEEIYKKFINKLTIKKPLLTNSRQKDILKETLNHLEKASNNIENGISKDFIMFDIRKALEKIYELNGKNYNEEMLNNLFSNFCVGK; this is encoded by the coding sequence CAAAAAAAATGTATTATAACTGGTTTATAGATAATGAAAAGAAAATTGATGAAATCACATGGACATTCCACAAAGGGCCTAAGTCTTATACAGGAGAAGATATGCTTGAAATATTTTGTCACGGTGGTCCAAAGATAATAGAAGAATTAATAACTATCTTAAAAAGATATTCAAGAGATGCAATAGAAGGAGAATTTTCAAAAAGAGCTGTATTAAATAACAAGATGGATTTAATAAAAGCTGAATCTATTAACAACATGATTCATTCAGAAACAGAGTTATCTCTTGATGCTTCAAGAAATCAAGTAACTATGGGATTATCAAAGGATATTAGTAAAATAGAAAAAGATCTCTTAGATCTCTCAACAGAAATAGAAGTAGAACTCGATTATCCAGATGATATAGCCTTTGAAAGTGAATCAGATACCCTTAAAAATAAAGTGGATAGCATTATAAAAGCTGGCAAAGAAATATTATTAAATGCAGACAATGGAATTATGGCTGTACATGGGATTAAAACAGCAATTGTTGGGAAACCAAACTCTGGTAAAAGTACGCTATTAAATGCTCTATTACGAAAAGATAGAGCTATAGTTACAGATATCCCAGGGACAACAAGAGATACTATAGAAGAAAATTTAAACATCAAAGGAATATATTTAAGAGTGATAGATACAGCTGGTATAAGAGAATCCGAAGATAAAATAGAGAAAATAGGAATTCAAAAATCTATTGATTCAATTAAAAACTCTGACTTAATTATATTTATTGTTGATGGATCAAACCCAAATAAAGATGATGAAAAAATATTTGAAAAAATTAATAAAGATTATAAAAACAAAGAGTTAATAATTGTTCTAAATAAAAACGATGATAAAAATTTTGTTCAACCATTTTTTTTAAAAAATTATCATTATATAAGTATATCTGCTAAAGAAGGTAATATAAAAGACCTTGAAGAAGAAATTTATAAGAAATTTATAAATAAATTGACTATAAAAAAACCATTACTTACAAATAGTAGACAAAAAGATATCTTGAAAGAAACCCTAAATCATTTAGAAAAAGCATCGAATAACATTGAAAATGGCATATCTAAAGATTTTATAATGTTTGATATAAGAAAGGCGTTGGAAAAAATTTATGAATTAAATGGTAAAAACTATAACGAAGAAATGTTAAATAATTTATTTTCAAATTTTTGTGTTGGCAAATAA